Sequence from the Pedobacter sp. D749 genome:
ACGAGTCCAAATGGTTCTTTTCCAGTTAGTGTAGGCACTCAAATATCTGCAAGTGTTTACATACCGAATTGGCGAGAAGGGGGATTGACATATGAATGGTTTGTTCAAGGAGCTACAATAGTAAGTAATAACGGATCTTCAATAGAAGCAATAGTAACAGATGCCAATTCTGCTGGTATCTATTGTAAGGTAACCAATAACCATGGAGAAAGTACTGCAGTATCAAGGTCATTTGGATCGATAGCGATTGATTAATGCTTAAAAGAACTCGTTTTTAAAATTGTTCATTAGCACATTAAGCCAAAAAATCATCCGGTGAATAGCGGTAAGACCAGTATTCATCGGATGACTTTACATTTACCGAATGGGTTCCTATAGCAGCTTCGCCCTAATTATTTTTTACAGCGATGAACATGCATTGCCTGTAAGTGTTGCCCCTGCGCCGTTTGATGCCGTTACGGTAGATTTTACACTGGAAGCATTTAGTATAGTCAGGCTGTAAGGTGGCGTAAATGCATTTACACCATTACCTGAAGTATTTCCGGTTACGGCTGTAAAAAGATTATTTTTTGCCTGAACCGCTGTAGAGGTATTGTCCATCAAATCAATTGGGTTTTTCACGTTTTCAAAAACGTTTGATTCCACTAAAATATTGGCTTCAAATCCGGCCTGAATACAGCTTTTACTTACCGTACTGTTAAATAAATTATTTACAATATGCACTTTGCCAAATCTTACACGTGGCATTCTGGCTACAGCACCCTGCGCCCACCAGCAACGTACAAATGTGATCCGAAAGTGACCTCTGTCTGTAGTGGCACCATCGCTTGATCCGATCAGGTTTGAGAAGCGGTGATCATCAGATCCGCCCGAACCACCTGATTTTGGTGGTTTGAGGTAAGAAAATTTGCAATAAGATACCGTGATGTAATCTGAAATGTTTTTGAGATCAAAATTGCCATCCACACCATCTCTAAACTCGCAATGATCAACCCAGATGTTATTGCAGGCATCAACGGTTACATTGTCTTGTCCGTCAACATCATAAGCACCGGGGCCTTCAAAAATGATATTTCTGATGATGATGTTGTTACATCTCTTAATATACATAATCCCTGAATTGTCTTTTGTTTGATCGGCCGAAACAAGTTTGGCACCTGATGAACCAAAAATCGTTTTTCCGCTCTGGTCCTGAAAGGAAATTCTCCCGCCGGATGGAATGGTGATGGTTCCGTTTACCTGGATTACCTTCACGCTGGTATTTTGAATGGCTGACTTCAGTGCGGTATAAGTGGTTACCACGGTGGCCGTTACTTCGCCGCCACCGGTTGTTCCACCGTTTTGTGATGCCCAGCCCTTTGATGGGCAAACTGCTTCTGTAACAGCCATTGGTGAAGCAACGTTTTTGTTCGTGGTCTCATTGCTTTCAGATTGATTACTTTTTTTGCACGCAGGCAAAGAAAATGCCATGGCAGCAGCCATCAGGCATGTTAATAAATACTTGTTTCTCATGTTGAATTTAATTTGGTTAGAAGAATTGTGTTGGAATCATGCGGGCTTTCTCTGTGCGTCGGAATATATCATTCGGTATGTATTTGTTAAATTACAGTTAATGAATATATTATTGTCTTTTTGTGTTGAATATATTTGTGCAATCGTTCACGGGATCGATTGCGGTATCATTATGCTCATAAAGTGTTGATCAATAATAGTGAAGTTTGTGCAGTGAGCTTTAACGTTTTTCTCCTTTAATATTTCTTATGCAGGAGCAGGAAGGCATAAGAAATTCCCGCAAAATTATGCATTAAAAACCTGCGTGGATCATTTTGAATCTGTAGTACTATTCTATTCCATAATGCAATAAATAATATTTATTATTGTATACCGGGGTACCCCGTAAAGTTTGATAATCAAATAATTTTTAACGCGTTGGTAATGGGGTGCAGAACATGTGTATTCGCTTGCCACTTCTCTCTAAAGAATGAAAAATAAAGGCATTAGTGTGATTATGCCCACTTACAGGCATGGCGCATTTATCTCAGGTGCGATCACCAGTTTGCTGAACCAGGCATTTCAAGACTGGGAATTGATTATCATTATTGATGGTAGTACTGATGCTACCCTTGAGGTGGTAGAACATTACCTCCACGATCATCGGATCAGGTACTTATATAATGCTGATAATGAAGGCCTGGGTGCTGCCATTAATAAAGGGCTTGAACAGGCATCATGTGCCTATATCAGCTACCTGCCCTCTGATGATTTATACTTTAAGGATCATTTACAGTTGCTATGGAATCTGGCACTAGCTAATCCGGATGATGCTTTTTTCTGTTCGGGTGCAAAACACAATTATAAAGATGATCATACTGGCAGTAGCGGGCAGAAAAGTTTTGGCGCCTTTATAGATATAGGCTATCAGTTGGTACAGGTGATGCATAAAAAAACAGCTCACAGGTGGCTGGAGAGGAATGAGTTGGTGACCGATAGCTTGCATGATATGTTCTGGAATAAACTGCTGGATGGCGCAACGCCGAAGTTTACCATGGAAATTACAACGGAATGGGTTTCCCATCCTGTCCAGCGGCATAAAATCATCAGTGAACGCTGGGGTGGGGGGATCAATCTGTACAAGCAGTTTTACCTGGTCAATCAAAAAATCAGGTTTAAATCGGCTTTTGGCGGATTGATAGATGAAACTACTGAATACCTGGACTTAGATGATCTTCCTGTAGTATCAAGAGACTTACCATTAAAAATTTTACTTGTTGGTGAGTTGTCTTATAATGCCGAAAGGGTTCTGGCTTTTGAAGAAAAAGGCCATCAGTTGTATGGTTTGTGGATGGACGAACCTTCTTTTTATAATGCAGTTGGTCCGCTTCCTTTTGGAAATATTACAGACATTCCAAAAGATAACTGGCAGCAGGCGGTTAGAGAATTGAAACCAGATATCATTTATGCACTCTTAAATTTCAGGGCGATACCATTCATTCATCAGGTGATGCGTGCAGATTTGGGTATCCCACTGGTGTGGCATTTTAAGGAAGGACCATTTTTCTGCAGGCAAAATGGCCTATGGAATAAAATGATTGATCTTTTTCAGTATGCTGACGGAATAATCTTTTTAAATCCAGAAATTAAACGCTGGTATGAACAGTTTTTTCATTTTGAGGTGCCTTTCAGCATAATCGTGGATGGGGACTTGCCGCATATCTCAAGGTTTAAGGGGAAACCAGGCAGACTGATTTCAGAACAGGATGGGGAAATGCATACCGTGGTTCCGGGAAGGCCGATGGGGCTTTTACCTGCTGATATACTAGAATTGGCTAAAAGAAAGATTCACTTACATCTCTATGGAGATTTTTACCATAGTGTTTATAAATCATGGATAGATGAGGCCAATGTATTGGCACCGGGCTATCTCCATCTGCACCCGGCCTGTGTGCCGCAAAATTGGGTAGAAGAACTCTCGAAGTATGATGCCGGCTGGCTGCACGTTTTTGATTCAGAAAATAACGGTGAATTAATGAAAGCCAATTGGCTTGATTTTAACTTTGCAGCGAGGATGTCGACATTAGGAGCAGCAGGACTTCCCATGATCCAGCGGGATAATACCGGGCATATCTGTGCTTCCCAGGCTTTTACCCGTAAAAATGGATTTGGAATTTTTTATCAATCATACGATGATTTGGCTGCACAGCTTGGTAATACTGCAGAAATGAATCGCATGCGGCAGGAAATATGGCATAAGAGAGAAGTCCTGAGCTTTAACCATTATATTGATGATGTTTTATATTTCTTGAGAAAGGTAATGGAATCAAAGAAAAGACGTCTTTAAAAGCTGATTGAAGGAGAATGATTCTTACGGGTAAGAAGGACAGCCTTCCTAGGCTTTAAATTAACTGTGTTAATTTTTTCTGCTCATAAAAATGCCCCCATAATTAGCTAAATTTGGGGGGCAATGCATATGGTAACGTGCTTCATTTTTACTCAAAGCCTGATTTTTAATCAAATCTTGAAGCACTGTCACAATTGTTTTTGTAAATCAATGATCAGTAAATGATGTGGCAGCGCGTTTTTTTAAGGATTTATTTTTTTCCTGCTTTTGGTGCCAAGGTCAAAAACATCCGCTTTCCTTCTAGTTTTGGTAATAACTCTACTTTGCCTACCTCTTCGAGGCCTTGCGCAAATTTCAGCAGCAGTATTTCTCCCTGATCTTTATAAACAATCGATCTTCCTTTGAAATGCACAAAGGCACGCACTTTTTCTCCGCTTTCCAAAAAGGAAACGGCATGTTTGAGCTTGAACTGAAAGTCATGCTCATCGGTATTCGGTCCGAAACGGATGTCCTTGATGATGGTCTGTTTCGCCTTGCTTTTGATTTCCTTCTGTTTTTTCTTCTGTTCGTAAAGGAATTTGCTGTAATCGATGATACGGCAAACTGGTGGTGTGGCGTTCGGGGAAATTTCAACCAGATCTAAATCCAGTTCTCCTGCCAGTTTGAGTGCTTCTGCCAGCGGATAGATATTCGTCTCAATATTATCTCCGGTTAAGCGTACCTCCGGGGAGGTGATAAAATTATTAATTTTGTGTTCTGCTTCTTTTTTTTTGAAGGGCAAGCGTGGCCCCCTGTAAAATCCTGCTTTTTTTAATGCCAAATTTGAAAAGTTTTAATGAAAAAATTGTTTAACTGGAGCGGTTAATTTTGGGATGAACGATAATATAGCTTTTTATGCCCATATATCCAAACCTGTAGTTGAAATGATGAATTTATACGTGATTTTATTACACTGATATGCACTTAGGCGGATTTAGACCTGAGGGAATCAGTTGAGATAAAAACCGATCACCATTTAACTTGTGGTGATTTGATTTGCTGCCTTGTTTTCAATCCTCAGTGCTTCAGAGGTAATTAGTATAAAACCGGATATAAGGAGCAAAATAGCCAAAACCCGGAGGACCTTTTCCGTATTCTTGGTGTTAACCATCCTGTCAGGGCAGGTAAATCTGCTGATCCCTGTCACTTTTCTCCGTTCGTTTCTGCGCCATAGCGCAAAGAGGAAAATGAAGGTGCCAAAAACTAGCAGTAAGATGCCGCTAACCAGCGGTATTGTGGTGAAATTGAATGTATCTTGTGTTTCTATCATATAAAATAGACCAACAGGTAGCAAAAAAGTTTAAAATAATATTTTTTTGGCTGTTATACAGGTTGTCTTAAAGGAAAATCCTAACTCAATTTCTACAAATTCTAATTGCCGGCTTACCAATTTTTTGGTTGAGTCTTCTAAAAAATAAATACGAAGATTAACTTAACTATCTAACTGTTTGAAGAGCCTTATCAAGTATATGCCTGGTAGTTTTATACGCCTTCACTACCTTTCAGCTATGCCGTCTGAAACGAAGCAAGTAGCTCTTTCCGATTATTATTCTTTTGCATCAAAATAAGCATCACAATAAAATGTAAGCTATTCTGGAGAAAATCCATTAAACTAACTATTTCGTGATTAATATCAGATGATGATTTAATACATTTATGGAATTTTTTATCGTTGTTTGAGACAATAGATAACGTAAAATTGACTGAAGCAATTAAATAGATTACATGAATATATTAGAGTATTTAAAGCAACCCTGGCCCTGGTACATCGCCGGTCCGCTAATTGGATTAACGGTGCCCGCACTGTTGATACTCGGCAACAAGTCGTTTGGCATCAGCTCTTCTTTGAGACATATCTGTGCGGCCTGCCTGCCTGCAAACATCTCTTTTTTTAAGTACGATTGGAAAAAAGAAGCATGGAATTTGTTTTTTGTTTTTGGAATTTTGATAGGTGGTGGCATTGCGATGGGCATTCTTTCTAACCCAAACCCTGTTGTTGTTAATCCAAAACTGGCCACGGAGTTAGCAGGTTACGGCATTACCAATTACGATAACTTAATCCCACTAGACATTATGAATTGGCCGGCGTTACTTACGTTGAAAGGTTTTCTGCTTATGGTAGCTGGTGGGTTTTTAGTGGGTTTTGGTACACGGTATGCTGGTGGCTGTACCAGCGGACACGCCATTATGGGCTTGTCTAATTTGCAATGGCCATCATTAATAGCCACCATTTGTTTTATGGTTGGCGGTTTCATTATGGCCAATTTAATTTTACCTCACATTTTAGCCCTCTAAAAATCATCATGGTACAACATAAAAACACAGATTTTGAAACCCAGACTTTAGATGCGGTGTGCGTAAACGAAGGTCAATTAACACCCAAATGGTATCACAACATCAAATACCTGATTGTGGGGGTATTGTTTGGTATTGTCTTCGTTAAATCAGAAGTGGTAAGCTGGTTTCGGA
This genomic interval carries:
- a CDS encoding polysaccharide lyase family 1 protein, which encodes MRNKYLLTCLMAAAMAFSLPACKKSNQSESNETTNKNVASPMAVTEAVCPSKGWASQNGGTTGGGEVTATVVTTYTALKSAIQNTSVKVIQVNGTITIPSGGRISFQDQSGKTIFGSSGAKLVSADQTKDNSGIMYIKRCNNIIIRNIIFEGPGAYDVDGQDNVTVDACNNIWVDHCEFRDGVDGNFDLKNISDYITVSYCKFSYLKPPKSGGSGGSDDHRFSNLIGSSDGATTDRGHFRITFVRCWWAQGAVARMPRVRFGKVHIVNNLFNSTVSKSCIQAGFEANILVESNVFENVKNPIDLMDNTSTAVQAKNNLFTAVTGNTSGNGVNAFTPPYSLTILNASSVKSTVTASNGAGATLTGNACSSL
- the infC gene encoding translation initiation factor IF-3, whose product is MALKKAGFYRGPRLPFKKKEAEHKINNFITSPEVRLTGDNIETNIYPLAEALKLAGELDLDLVEISPNATPPVCRIIDYSKFLYEQKKKQKEIKSKAKQTIIKDIRFGPNTDEHDFQFKLKHAVSFLESGEKVRAFVHFKGRSIVYKDQGEILLLKFAQGLEEVGKVELLPKLEGKRMFLTLAPKAGKK
- a CDS encoding YeeE/YedE family protein: MNILEYLKQPWPWYIAGPLIGLTVPALLILGNKSFGISSSLRHICAACLPANISFFKYDWKKEAWNLFFVFGILIGGGIAMGILSNPNPVVVNPKLATELAGYGITNYDNLIPLDIMNWPALLTLKGFLLMVAGGFLVGFGTRYAGGCTSGHAIMGLSNLQWPSLIATICFMVGGFIMANLILPHILAL
- a CDS encoding glycosyltransferase family 2 protein, which codes for MKNKGISVIMPTYRHGAFISGAITSLLNQAFQDWELIIIIDGSTDATLEVVEHYLHDHRIRYLYNADNEGLGAAINKGLEQASCAYISYLPSDDLYFKDHLQLLWNLALANPDDAFFCSGAKHNYKDDHTGSSGQKSFGAFIDIGYQLVQVMHKKTAHRWLERNELVTDSLHDMFWNKLLDGATPKFTMEITTEWVSHPVQRHKIISERWGGGINLYKQFYLVNQKIRFKSAFGGLIDETTEYLDLDDLPVVSRDLPLKILLVGELSYNAERVLAFEEKGHQLYGLWMDEPSFYNAVGPLPFGNITDIPKDNWQQAVRELKPDIIYALLNFRAIPFIHQVMRADLGIPLVWHFKEGPFFCRQNGLWNKMIDLFQYADGIIFLNPEIKRWYEQFFHFEVPFSIIVDGDLPHISRFKGKPGRLISEQDGEMHTVVPGRPMGLLPADILELAKRKIHLHLYGDFYHSVYKSWIDEANVLAPGYLHLHPACVPQNWVEELSKYDAGWLHVFDSENNGELMKANWLDFNFAARMSTLGAAGLPMIQRDNTGHICASQAFTRKNGFGIFYQSYDDLAAQLGNTAEMNRMRQEIWHKREVLSFNHYIDDVLYFLRKVMESKKRRL